A genomic stretch from Xiphophorus maculatus strain JP 163 A chromosome 14, X_maculatus-5.0-male, whole genome shotgun sequence includes:
- the LOC102218850 gene encoding uncharacterized protein LOC102218850, with amino-acid sequence MRFIVLFLLFQGLRVKVLGETGVTTKVEGYVGDTIILPAKVFKTWTLSRIDWSILSNYTWIATWHPGGINTERRPEYKGRLSLNISTGDLTMRDLRLRDAMTYNVDLLNTSNYNIVNRVQLVVKERLKKPTIQLYQNFTKSESGCVLVLNCSSPDTGINFSWEVEPSCHHCSNNSSSDTSELIAFFLTTPDTVNLTCIVKRELEKASSILVSKIKVPTFRRQQDCDYMFAWGFFTALLIVIGVILLFHFRGKITEMFQQFRGLGISPVTDSNVPAESVTSQK; translated from the exons GGCTGCGGGTTAAAGTTCTTGGCGAAACCGGCGTCACAACCAAAGTTGAAGGGTATGTAGGTGACACCATTATCTTGCCAGCCAAAGTCTTCAAAACATGGACTCTGTCCAGAATTGACTGGTCAATATTAAGCAACTACACCTGGATTGCAACGTGGCACCCAGGTGGTATAAACACTGAACGTCGTCCAGAATACAAAGGGAGGCTCTCGCTCAACATATcaacag GGGATTTAACGATGCGGGATCTTAGGTTACGCGACGCCATGACGTACAATGTGGACCTCCTCAACACTTCAAATTACAACATAGTAAACCGGGTCCAGCTAGTAGTGAAAG AACGCCTCAAGAAACCGACCATACAGCTTTAccaaaatttcacaaaaagcGAAAGTGGCTGTGTATTGGTGCTCAACTGTTCTTCTCCTGATACTGGCATCAACTTCTCCTGGGAGGTCGAGCCTTCGTGTCATCACTGCAGCAACAACTCTTCCAGTGACACGTCAGAGCTTATCGCCTTTTTCTTGACAACCCCAGACACTGTAAATCTCACCTGCATTGTCAAGCGCGAATTGGAAAAGGCATCAAGCATTTTGGTCTCAAAGATCAAAG TGCCAACATTCAGACGCCAGCAGGATTGTGATTACATGTTCGCTTGGGGATTCTTCACTGCATTGCTGATTGTGATCGGCGTGattttacttttccatttcAGAG gtAAGATAACCGAAATGTTCCAGCAATTTAGAGGACTAGGTATTTCGCCTGTGACGGATTCCAACGTTCCGGCGGAGAGTGTGACttcccaaaaataa